The region GCCGCCCCGGCGCAGGCCCAAGCCCCGGCCAAGCTTGCGCTCAAACTGGTCGATGTGGGCCGCTACGCCGCGTTCGTGGACGAGGGCGCTATCGCCTGGACAGGCCGAACGGCCAGGCTGCGCGTGCTGCAGGTGGTCGAGACCGACTTCATCGCCGCGGGCGAAGCCTACTGGGGCGGCTGGCAGGTGTTCAGCATCGATTGCGACGCCCGGACCCTGGTTCGCGGCGGCTACGCCAGCATCCGCGCCAACAGCCGCGAAGGCCCGCTCAGCGGCGGCGAGGCGAAGGCCGAAACCATTCCGGCCGGCGGCATGGAGGAAGCGGCGGCGCGGCTGGTCTGCGACGGCCATACGCCCTTCCCAGCCGTGACTGTGGCGGAAAGCATCGAGCAGGCGGTCAAGATCGGCCGCCCCCTGATCGAGACGGGCCTAGAACCTAACTAGCGGGCGGTCGCCTCGACCAGATCGGCCAGCTTCTCGGCGGCGTCCGGCGTGCCCGCCGCGTGGGCCGAAGCCGCCATGCGGGCTAGTCGCGGACCATCCCGCAACAGCGCGTTCAGCGCCCCGGCCATGCTGTCGGTGGTCAGCTCGTCCTCCAGCGCCACGGCCGCGGCGCCGGCGTCTTCCAGCAGGCGGGCGTTGTAACGCTGGTGATCATCCGCGGCGATCTTCAGCGGCACCAGGATCGAGGGCCGTCCGGCCACCGCCAGTTCGCATACCGTCGAGGCGCCGGCCCGCCCGACCACCAGATGCGCCTTGCCCAGACGGCCGGCCATATCGCGGAAGAACGGCGCGATCTCGGCCTTCACCAGGGCGTTGGCGTAGAGCCGGCGGGCGTTGTCCATGGATTCCGCCCGGGTCTGCTGCTGGATCTCCAGCCGCATGCGGATGTCCTCGGGCAGGCGGATCACCGCCTCGGGCACCAGTTCCGACAGCAGGCGCGCGCCCTGGCTGCCGCCCGTGATCAGCAGGTGGATCGGCCCTTCGTCGCCCGGCGCTTCATAAGGCTGGTCGTGGAGGGCCTGGATCGCCGGACGCACCGGGCTTCCGATCACGTGCGCTCTCGCCTTGGCGGCGGGCGAAGCCATTTCGAGCGTCGGGAAGGCGCAGGCCAGCTCCGTGACCTTGGGGGCCATGAAGCGATTGACTCGGCCCAGCACCGCGTTCTGTTCGTGGATCACGGTCGGGCGCTTCTGCCCCGTCGCGGCCAGCAGCGCCGGCAGGGAGGGATAGCCTCCGAACCCCACGACCACGGCCGGGTTCAGACGCTTGAACGCCTTTCGCGCCTGCATCACGCCTTGCAGGATCGCGAGGCCGGCGCGGATCATGCCGATCGGGTCGCCCTTCTTGAAGGTCGCGGCCGACAGGAACAGCTTCTCTTCAGCGGGAAACTTGTCGGCGTACAGCTCGCCGCGCTCGTCGGTCGCCAGCACCACTCGCCAGCCGCGCGCGATCAGGGTCTCGGCGAGCGCCTGGGCGGGGAACATGTGCCCGCCAGTTCCCCCGGCGGCGACGACGGCGACCTTGCCGGTCATGAGCACATACCCCTCAGGTTCACGCGAACGCGCCGGCGCGGGCCAGCGTGTCCGACGACGAATAGGCCCCGGGGCGACGGCGGGTCAGCGCCAGCGCCATGCCCAGGGTCAGGCCCATGGCGAGCATGGACGAGCCGCCATAGGAGATGAACGGCAAGGTCATGCCCTTGGTCGGGATCAGGTTCAAGTTCACGGCGACATTGATGATCGCCTGCTGGCCCAGCAGCACGAAAAGACCAGCCGCGGCCACCTGCTCGAACGGGTCGGAAAGCTTCATGGCCTTGTACATCCCGCGCACCACGACGAAGGCGAACAGGCCGATCAGCGCCAGCGAGAAGACCAGGCCATATTCCTCCGCCGCCACCGAATAGATGAAGTCGGTATGCAGGTCGGGCACGTGACGCTTCATCACGCCCTCGCCCGGACCCCGGCCGAACAGGCCGCCGGCGCTGATCGCCTCGGAGGCGCGGGTTATCTGGTGGGTGTCGGCCTGTTCGGGACTCAGGAACTTGGTGACGCGCGCCCTCACGTGATCGAACAGGAAATAGGTGCTGGCCAACCCGCTCATGGCCAGAACGCCCAGGCCCATGATCCACGACAACGGCACACCGGCCATCCAGAACGCGGCGCCGAACGCGACGGTGATCAGCACGGTCTGGCCGACATCCGGCTGGATCAGCAGCAGACCGACCGCCAGCGCGTACAGGCCGAAGGCGATGGACACCCCCGGCACCCCTTCGCCCTTCTGACCCTCGGAGAACATCCAGGAGACCAGCACGATCAAGGCCGGCTTCATGAATTCCGAAGGCTGCAAGGTGAAGCCGCCGATGGCCACCCAGCGCGCCGCGCCCTTGGCCGTATGGCCGATGAACGGCAGGGCAGCCATGATCAGGATGGCGACGATGTAGACGAAGAACGCCGTCCGCCGCACGCCCCGGGGCGTCAGCATGGAAGACGCGATAAGAATGAAGGCCGCCGCGCCGGCGAACACGCACTGACGCAGGGCGAAATGGAACGGGTCGTCGATACCCATGCGCAGCGCCGCCGCCGGGCTGGAGGCGAAGGACAGCAGCACCCCGACAACGATCAGGGCCGCGACCCCGCCCAGCAGCCAGTGATCGGTCGTCCACCACCACACGCCAAAGCGCGACTGGTCGGTGCGGGCGAAGGCGTGGGCGTTGTTGCGCTCGCTGCTCACGCCGTCGCCCCCTTGGGGGTCTTGGACAAGCTCAGCACCGCGGACCGGAACGCGTCGCCCCGGGCTTCGAAATCGGCGAATTGGTCAAAGGACGCACAGGCGGGCGACAGCAGCACCACCGCGTCCTCGCCCGACGACTTGGCGTCGGCATAGGCGGCCATGACGGCGGCCTCCAGCGTCCCGCATTCCTTGGACGGCGCACGATCCTTCAGCGCCGCGCCGAACGCCGGAGCGGCGTCGCCGATCAGGTAGGCCTTGGCGATGCGCGGAAACAGGTCGGTCAGGCTGTCGATGCCCCCCGCTTTCGGAACGCCCCCGGCGATCCAGTAGAAGCGCGGATAGGACGACATGGCTTGGCGCGCCGCGTCGGCGTTAGTCGCCTTGGAGTCGTTGACGAAGCGGACATTGCCGATGGTCGCCACGGTCTCCATCCGGTGCGCGAGCCCGGGGAAGGTGCGCAGACCCTCGGCGGCGTCGGCCATGGAAATGCCCAGCGCGCGGGCGGCGGCGTAGGCGGCGGCCGCATTCTGCCAGTTGTGCCGCCCCGGCAGGCTGCGGGCCCGCAGCAGATCGGCGACCTCCGTCACCCGGTCGCCCGTGGCGTCGTACAGCACCCCTTGCAGCGCATAGACGCCGCGGCCCATGGCGCGACCCGAGCTGATCGGCCAGATGGTGCGGCGGTTGGCGGCGGTGATCTCGGTGCAGATCTGCTGGCACCAGGGATCGTCAACTCCGATGATCGCCGTGTCGCCCTTGTCCTGGTTCAGCAGGATGCGGCGCTTGGCGGCCACATAGCCCTCCATGCCGCCATGGCGGTCCAGATGGTCGGGCGAGATGTTGAGGATGACCGCCGCATCGGCCTTCAGGCTGCTGGTCAGGTCAAGCTGATAGGACGAGGTCTCCAGCACATAGACGGCCCCGCCGTGCATGTCCTCAAGGCCCAGAACACCATAGCCGATGTTGCCGCCGATACGGGTGTCCCGCCCCGCGCTGCGGCAGATGTGGCCCAGCAGCGCCGTGGTCGTGGACTTGCCGTTGGTGCCAGTGATGGCCGCCACCTTGGGTCGCTTGTGTGACGGGGCGGCGTTCACCGAGCGGGCGAAGAGTTCGATGTCGCCCAGGATCTCGACCCCGGCGGCGCGCGCCTTCTCAACCACCCAGTGCGGTTTGGGATGCGTCAGGGGCACGCCCGGCGACAGCAGCAACGCGGAGATGCCGGACCAGTCGGCGGCCCACAGGTCCTTGACCGTCAGGCCCTCGGCCTCGGCGGCGTCTCGGCCCGCGGCCTTCTCGTCCCAGGCCACGACCTTGGCCTTGCCCGCCAAAAGGGCGCGCGCGGCCGTCAGACCAGTCCGGCCAAGGCCGAACACGGCGACTGTCTTGCCCTCGAAACCGCGAACCGGGATCATGACCTGGACCAGCCCTCCCCTAGCGCAGCTTCAGGGTGGCGAGGCCGATCAGGGCCAGCATCAGCGAGACGATCCAGAACCGGATCACCACCGTGGACTCGGCCCAGCCCAGCTTTTCGAAATGGTGGTGG is a window of Caulobacter sp. NIBR2454 DNA encoding:
- the murG gene encoding undecaprenyldiphospho-muramoylpentapeptide beta-N-acetylglucosaminyltransferase — its product is MTGKVAVVAAGGTGGHMFPAQALAETLIARGWRVVLATDERGELYADKFPAEEKLFLSAATFKKGDPIGMIRAGLAILQGVMQARKAFKRLNPAVVVGFGGYPSLPALLAATGQKRPTVIHEQNAVLGRVNRFMAPKVTELACAFPTLEMASPAAKARAHVIGSPVRPAIQALHDQPYEAPGDEGPIHLLITGGSQGARLLSELVPEAVIRLPEDIRMRLEIQQQTRAESMDNARRLYANALVKAEIAPFFRDMAGRLGKAHLVVGRAGASTVCELAVAGRPSILVPLKIAADDHQRYNARLLEDAGAAAVALEDELTTDSMAGALNALLRDGPRLARMAASAHAAGTPDAAEKLADLVEATAR
- the ftsW gene encoding putative lipid II flippase FtsW; amino-acid sequence: MSSERNNAHAFARTDQSRFGVWWWTTDHWLLGGVAALIVVGVLLSFASSPAAALRMGIDDPFHFALRQCVFAGAAAFILIASSMLTPRGVRRTAFFVYIVAILIMAALPFIGHTAKGAARWVAIGGFTLQPSEFMKPALIVLVSWMFSEGQKGEGVPGVSIAFGLYALAVGLLLIQPDVGQTVLITVAFGAAFWMAGVPLSWIMGLGVLAMSGLASTYFLFDHVRARVTKFLSPEQADTHQITRASEAISAGGLFGRGPGEGVMKRHVPDLHTDFIYSVAAEEYGLVFSLALIGLFAFVVVRGMYKAMKLSDPFEQVAAAGLFVLLGQQAIINVAVNLNLIPTKGMTLPFISYGGSSMLAMGLTLGMALALTRRRPGAYSSSDTLARAGAFA
- the murD gene encoding UDP-N-acetylmuramoyl-L-alanine--D-glutamate ligase; this encodes MIPVRGFEGKTVAVFGLGRTGLTAARALLAGKAKVVAWDEKAAGRDAAEAEGLTVKDLWAADWSGISALLLSPGVPLTHPKPHWVVEKARAAGVEILGDIELFARSVNAAPSHKRPKVAAITGTNGKSTTTALLGHICRSAGRDTRIGGNIGYGVLGLEDMHGGAVYVLETSSYQLDLTSSLKADAAVILNISPDHLDRHGGMEGYVAAKRRILLNQDKGDTAIIGVDDPWCQQICTEITAANRRTIWPISSGRAMGRGVYALQGVLYDATGDRVTEVADLLRARSLPGRHNWQNAAAAYAAARALGISMADAAEGLRTFPGLAHRMETVATIGNVRFVNDSKATNADAARQAMSSYPRFYWIAGGVPKAGGIDSLTDLFPRIAKAYLIGDAAPAFGAALKDRAPSKECGTLEAAVMAAYADAKSSGEDAVVLLSPACASFDQFADFEARGDAFRSAVLSLSKTPKGATA